The Eleginops maclovinus isolate JMC-PN-2008 ecotype Puerto Natales chromosome 10, JC_Emac_rtc_rv5, whole genome shotgun sequence nucleotide sequence ACAAAGATGTATATGGACTAACAAAGAACCCGTCAAACTTTGGGGCAGATCCAATTAATGGGGCAGTACGCCAATTAAGTTCCACTTATGGAAACAGAACTGTCGGAGGCCGAGTTCTCTGCTAGTCCCTGGTATTACCTGAACACAAGCCTTACCGTGTCGTCTCTCAGGTCGTATCCAGCTGTGGGGTCACGCCATCGCCGTGGACTGGGCGGAGCCGGAGGTGGAGGTGGATGAGGACACCATGGCGTCCGTGAAGATCCTGTACGTCAGGAACCTGATGCTGCAGACCACCGAGGAGACCATCGAGAAGGAGTTCAACAACCTCAGACCCGGTACGAAACAACCCTGAAACAACTCATGTTGAACTGTGAGCTTTGAGGTTCATGAAGGCAGAACAAGGATCTGAACTAGATTCATAAAAAGGTTTGTCGTGTTGCAGGAGCGGTGGAGCGAGTGAAGAAGATCAGAGATTACGCCTTTGTGCATTTCAGTCAGAGAGACGACGCCATCAACGCCATGAACGCCCTCAACGGGAAGGTAGGCAGGGTTACTGAAATATTTAAGTCAAATTAAGTCACATTTCGAGAAAAAGTCTAAATCCTGAACTGTTTTAGAAATCTGATCGATTCTGAAAAGAAGTCAAACAACCGGGAAAGACATCAAATGGACAAACTAACTACCACAAACTCTCAAAAGGACCTCAACCGTTGTCTGAATCCCCTCACCCTCCTTGCCCCTCCCCCCCAGATAGTGGATGGCTCTCCCATCGAGGTGACTCTCGCCAAGCCGGTGGACAAAGACAGTTATGTCCGCTATACCCGAGGGACCGGAGGACGGGGGGGGtctctgctgcagacagacTACACCGCCTACACCCTGGGACAGGTACCCCCCCGGGACACAAAATATCGGAGGCATTATATTTATCTTTGGATATTAAACACTTAGCAAACGGTTCTTCCAGGTGTATGACCCCTCAGCGGCGTACCTGGGTCCGCCCGTGTTCTACGCCCCCCAGACCTACGCCGCCATACCGGGTCAGTTCCGCTTCCCGGCGGCAGCCAAAGCTCACGTCGGAGGTCGAGGTTTGATCCGGACTCCCTCGGTCAGAGGTGAGCACTCACACCCCCCCAATCTAAAGCAGAAGTCGTTACAGGGTGATCCACTGAATCAGAAGTGAAGCTTTACTAATGACGTATTTAATCAATCACGatgtgatgtcacttcctgttctctctGATTGAATAACCTGTGATTTTTCCTCCCGGTTGATTTCCGGTGATTTGATTGGTTTCACTGCCTTTTCGATCTCCTGTAGACATTTACATGACTGTACCTGTAGGGGCAGCAGGGGTGCGGGGGCTGGGGGGGCGGGGCTACCTGGCCTACGCTGCCGCAGgaagtgtgggggggggcggaGCCTGTTATGGACTGAGGGCGGATAAACAGGCCGAGGAGAAACTGTACGACCTGCTGCCCGGCATGGAGCTCACCCCCATGAACCCCGGAAACATGAAGGCCGCCGCCATCAAACCCGCCACACAGGTGAGGGAAACCACTGGGACACCTGCACTACTTCTGTGGGGCTGTCAATCAATGTAGTACTGCAGACCTCAACCCCtagaatgagtcagcattaaaTCCTTCAGCATTATCCTAAAGTCCGAAGCCATAAAATGAGTTAGCATAATGAATGCTACAACCCTGGAATAAGTCAGCACCATGAGTCCAAAAGACCCGGAATGAGTCAGCATGTTTGCCCTTCTGTTAGCGTATTGTCGGTTGTTGTTTAGATCTTGCAACTCCAATTTAGGACTTGACTGAAAGCCGTTAGCGATGACTTGTTGCtgcctgtgttgtgtgtgttgtcctggTTCTGAACACAGTGTGTGTTCCAGGTTCTGGAGGAGTTGTGTCAGAAGAACAGCTGGGGTCAGCCGGTCTATCAGCTCCACTCAGCCATCGGACCGGACCAGAGGCAGCTGTTCCTCTACAAGATCACCATCCCTCAGTACCCCAACCTGTAAGAGTACTGATACTGCACTTATCATGTATCTACATAGAGACTGTAATCCCAGAGAACATCTCACGTTTTTTTACCGTAAATCCACGACTTAAATCGCGGTCTCTAAtgtttgttcttctttcttccctctttgtattgtattctctTGCTGCAGACATCCCTTCACGCCCGCTAAGCTGTGCGCGGCGGTAGAGGAAGCTAAAGTCCACGCTGCCGAGCACACGCTGCAGACGCTCGGCCTGCAGACCGAGGGCAACGACGCCGGAGCCTCCGCTGTGGCCTCGGTAGCCTTCCCAGGTATGTGAAGGTCCGTACCCAAAGTCAACTAACTCTCTTACTAACTCTCCCCTAACAAACACTATCTCGTTTTAACAAACACTAACTCTTAACAATAACTCTCACTCTACAAAACACAACGTTCCCTTTGCAAACactaacacaacaaaacaacgaAAGGTCAGAATCCTGAGACAGACAGccaaaaatataagaaaataatattcataaaaataatctAAGTTCTAAACTCTGAAACAAAGCCCAAATTCTGAAGTAAGTGAGTCTCTGTCCTCTGCAGGTTACGCTCTCGCGAGTCCGGCGGCGTCGGCGGCGGTGGCGTCGCAGCTGAAGCAGGCGGTGTCTCTGGGTCAGGATCTGACCGCCTACGCCACCTATGAGGGATACCCCGCCTTCGCCGTGGCAACGCGCCACTCCGATGGATACGGCGTTTTCTAGAGGAGTCCAACCAGACCCGCAGCCAAAGACACGTTCACACTCAAATCATCCGGACAGGAAGTCATtcctaccaaaataaaagcatgattGTGTGAATGCTCCTTTATGCTGCAGATTTTAAACAGGAAGACACTTTTCTAAAACGCTGGAAAACGTTCTGTCGCTCACcctgaaacacattcacatctTTTACTTTTATCCACTGAATTACGATATTTACGATTCCTTTGTGATTTACTAAGTACTTTTTAGAcggcctgtgattggctgcaggtTTGAATTAGTATCTGATAGTATTCtgtgtttagtttgtttgcATGTTCTAAGTAGAATGTTTACGGTAAGGCTTAATAgatagttatttttattatgtgttattATCGCTATGATAACTGGGATTTGTAGTTCTTCTAACGTCCACCAACTACAAGATGGAGTTTTGCACTCTTTCTTCGTCAGTGGTTTCGATGCTGAATGTTTGAAGtgaaattgcaaaaaaacatttcaaaacggAAACCATGTTTTTAGCCACTGAGGAATTCTGGACTCTGTAGTTCTACAAACTGTCGATATGTAGTTTTTTAGATCTGAGCTTTTTCGCCCCACCACTGAATTGAATCAGcgtatttaaaacaaagacctGGATGTGAACCTCAGGAACATCTGGGTTTCTCTGTCCAGTTTCTTCTCCAACGTTTCAGTATTTTCGTGTTCACGCCACGTGTCGTTTGTCCCGCTACTCCTTAAAAGCTCTGGATATTTTAAACCTCACCAGAGAAATAATCATGAGGTCTTGGTTTGTTTCCGGAGGGTTTTTACGACTCGCGCCGACACCGAGCTGCGAACACGCCGAAGCAGAGACAGTATTAAAGTGTTCGAAGCACTTAGAACTTATTTTTTATACACGGGAAAAAGGATTTCCAGACGCTAGTATAGAGTTAGTAATTGACCTGGAAACGAGAAGCATGTGAAAGTAAATCCGTGCTGATCTGTGATTTGACTCTGATGCCTGATCGTCCcgaaataaagaaatgtactcAAATCTGAGGAGGGTCCGCTGAGTGGCTTTATTCTAATTCATCCTATACATGTTTCCGTGTTCCGTCTTTCACTTTTCACACTGTTTCTTTTACGTAGTCAATACCAGagatgtaaagtaactaagtacatttactcaagtacaattggAGGTACTTGTCCTTCACTTTCAGtgttatgctactgtgtacttttactcctctacatgtattCAGTACCTTtcgtttcaaggttttattggatgtgtatatgttatatatgtttatatgcacagcagatacaacgcATATGTTGGCAATgcaaatcttatatcccatgctcctccaacaactcaacatacatggtgcagataagataaataaaatgttgctaggcagattaggattactgatggtaaatataatctcccttaaatcagactgtagttcacctgcagtaaatccagcagctaccctgcagtatacaaagcattcaaactagctgcacctttaccagctctgagaacactttactgatcaatcattataaaacatatcagagatattattctgaaatggaccaatcagacaatgactacttttactgtcgctactttaagtacatttagaggagagtactttctactttcactggaggaacatttagaatactttcactgtgacagagtattcctacactctggtacttctactttactcaagtacaagacctgagtacttctactttactcaagtacaagacctgagtacttctactttactcaagtacaagacctgagtacttctactttactcaagtacaagatctgagtacttctactttactcaagtacaagacctgagtacttctactttactcaagtacaagacctgagtacttctactttactcaagtacaagacctgagtacttctactttactcaagtacaagacctgagtacttcgactttactcaagtacaagacctgagtacttctactttactcaagtacaagatctgagtacttgtactttactcaagtacaagatctgagtacttctactttactcaagaacaagacctgagtacttctactttactcaagtacaagatctgagtacttgtactttactcaagtacaagatctgagtacttctactttactcaagtacaagatctgagtacttctactttactcaagtacaagacctgagtacttctactttactcaagtacaagacctgagtacttctactttactcaagtacacgacctgagtacttctactttactcaagtacaagacctgagtacttctactttactaaagtacaagatctgagtgagtacttctactttactcaagtacaagacctgagtacttctactttactcaagtacaagacctgagtacttctactttactcaagtacaagatctgagtacttctactttactcaagtacaagatctgagtaattctactttactcaagtacaagatctgagtacttctactttactcaagtacaagatctgagtacttctacttttactcaagtacaagacctgagtacttctactttactcaagtacaagacctgagtacttgtactttactcaagtacaagacctgagtacttgtacttttactggaggaaccTTCTGAATGCAGAGGGGGATGGCCCTTATTTTAAGCTCCTCTCACACCGAGCATTATTACAAAGGAAGAGAAACCATTAGAAAGGAAGTTCAGTTTTAATAGAATGTGACAGGCTGCTCTTCAATGTTAGCACTAAGATAGTCTCTGTTAGCATCGTGCTAACGTCCCACGCTGATTGCAGATCGTGCAGCTGTGTATGTAAAGATGTTAGTATGACTCTGATGATAATACTGTCATATAATATACTCGGTTATAGCATTTAGCTCTCCAGTCGTTCCCCAGACAGTTAGCGATGATATGTTCGTTAGCTAGCATCTCGTCCCCATCGTGCTAGCGGCCCACGCTGATGTTGCAGACCTTGCAGCTGGGGTCCTTTTTGGCGTTGAGGGTGGACTGACCTAGGAGCTGCTGCCCGGCGATCTGAGAGACCGTCCCCAAAGACAGATCCACAGGCTCGGTGTAGATCACCTCCAGGATGACGTCCTGCGCGTGGAGGAAGGTCGGCGAGCCGTCGGCCGCCGCGCCGCAGCGCAGGAAGCCGTTGTTG carries:
- the a1cf gene encoding APOBEC1 complementation factor isoform X3 → MEANQKAGDGLAGTQKEASLRALMLRTGYQLQQENGQRRYGGPPPNWDGPLPERGSEIFVGKLPRDLFEDELVPLCEKFGKIYEVRMMMDFNGNNRGYAFVTFTNKLEAKAAMKQLNNYEIRNGRLLGVCASVDNCRLFVGGIPKMKKREEILLEMRKVTEGVVDVIVYPSAADKSKNRGFAFVEYESHRAAAMARRKLLPGRIQLWGHAIAVDWAEPEVEVDEDTMASVKILYVRNLMLQTTEETIEKEFNNLRPGAVERVKKIRDYAFVHFSQRDDAINAMNALNGKIVDGSPIEVTLAKPVDKDSYVRYTRGTGGRGGSLLQTDYTAYTLGQVYDPSAAYLGPPVFYAPQTYAAIPGQFRFPAAAKAHVGGRGLIRTPSVRDIYMTVPVGAAGVRGLGGRGYLAYAAAGSVGGGGACYGLRADKQAEEKLYDLLPGMELTPMNPGNMKAAAIKPATQVLEELCQKNSWGQPVYQLHSAIGPDQRQLFLYKITIPQYPNLHPFTPAKLCAAVEEAKVHAAEHTLQTLGLQTEGNDAGASAVASVAFPGM
- the a1cf gene encoding APOBEC1 complementation factor isoform X1, translating into MEANQKAGDGLAGTQKEASLRALMLRTGYQLQQENGQRRYGGPPPNWDGPLPERGSEIFVGKLPRDLFEDELVPLCEKFGKIYEVRMMMDFNGNNRGYAFVTFTNKLEAKAAMKQLNNYEIRNGRLLGVCASVDNCRLFVGGIPKMKKREEILLEMRKVTEGVVDVIVYPSAADKSKNRGFAFVEYESHRAAAMARRKLLPGRIQLWGHAIAVDWAEPEVEVDEDTMASVKILYVRNLMLQTTEETIEKEFNNLRPGAVERVKKIRDYAFVHFSQRDDAINAMNALNGKIVDGSPIEVTLAKPVDKDSYVRYTRGTGGRGGSLLQTDYTAYTLGQVYDPSAAYLGPPVFYAPQTYAAIPGQFRFPAAAKAHVGGRGLIRTPSVRDIYMTVPVGAAGVRGLGGRGYLAYAAAGSVGGGGACYGLRADKQAEEKLYDLLPGMELTPMNPGNMKAAAIKPATQVLEELCQKNSWGQPVYQLHSAIGPDQRQLFLYKITIPQYPNLHPFTPAKLCAAVEEAKVHAAEHTLQTLGLQTEGNDAGASAVASVAFPGYALASPAASAAVASQLKQAVSLGQDLTAYATYEGYPAFAVATRHSDGYGVF
- the a1cf gene encoding APOBEC1 complementation factor isoform X2; this translates as MEANQKAGDGLAGTQKEASLRALMLRTGYQLQQENGQRRYGGPPPNWDGPLPERGSEIFVGKLPRDLFEDELVPLCEKFGKIYEVRMMMDFNGNNRGYAFVTFTNKLEAKAAMKQLNNYEIRNGRLLGVCASVDNCRLFVGGIPKMKKREEILLEMRKVTEGVVDVIVYPSAADKSKNRGFAFVEYESHRAAAMARRKLLPGRIQLWGHAIAVDWAEPEVEVDEDTMASVKILYVRNLMLQTTEETIEKEFNNLRPGAVERVKKIRDYAFVHFSQRDDAINAMNALNGKIVDGSPIEVTLAKPVDKDSYVRYTRGTGGRGGSLLQTDYTAYTLGQVYDPSAAYLGPPVFYAPQTYAAIPGQFRFPAAAKAHVGGRGLIRTPSVRGAAGVRGLGGRGYLAYAAAGSVGGGGACYGLRADKQAEEKLYDLLPGMELTPMNPGNMKAAAIKPATQVLEELCQKNSWGQPVYQLHSAIGPDQRQLFLYKITIPQYPNLHPFTPAKLCAAVEEAKVHAAEHTLQTLGLQTEGNDAGASAVASVAFPGYALASPAASAAVASQLKQAVSLGQDLTAYATYEGYPAFAVATRHSDGYGVF
- the a1cf gene encoding APOBEC1 complementation factor isoform X4, whose amino-acid sequence is MMMDFNGNNRGYAFVTFTNKLEAKAAMKQLNNYEIRNGRLLGVCASVDNCRLFVGGIPKMKKREEILLEMRKVTEGVVDVIVYPSAADKSKNRGFAFVEYESHRAAAMARRKLLPGRIQLWGHAIAVDWAEPEVEVDEDTMASVKILYVRNLMLQTTEETIEKEFNNLRPGAVERVKKIRDYAFVHFSQRDDAINAMNALNGKIVDGSPIEVTLAKPVDKDSYVRYTRGTGGRGGSLLQTDYTAYTLGQVYDPSAAYLGPPVFYAPQTYAAIPGQFRFPAAAKAHVGGRGLIRTPSVRDIYMTVPVGAAGVRGLGGRGYLAYAAAGSVGGGGACYGLRADKQAEEKLYDLLPGMELTPMNPGNMKAAAIKPATQVLEELCQKNSWGQPVYQLHSAIGPDQRQLFLYKITIPQYPNLHPFTPAKLCAAVEEAKVHAAEHTLQTLGLQTEGNDAGASAVASVAFPGYALASPAASAAVASQLKQAVSLGQDLTAYATYEGYPAFAVATRHSDGYGVF